TGTAGCGGTTATCAATCGCAGGCTTGAATACAGCAATTTTTTGCTTGGCAAATTGCGTTCTGCGCACGCGGCGGATCAGTTCTTCGGATTTACCGGAAAACATGCTGCCGCAGATCAATTCAATCCAACCGCTTTGTTTCATAACGTACATGGTCGGCCTCTCCTTCCTCGCTGGGCAAAAATTAAATAGCGCAAGCGCCTTGGTCAAATCCAAAAAGCGCTTCTCTACAATAAGCTGTTTTCGTATTTTTACGGCTTCTTCATGCCATAAAGGTACGAAAAAAGCCTGGTTAAAAGTTCGACACTTTTTTCAGCTTTTTCCATTATAACAAAAAAAGGCGCTGAATCCAGACACAAAATTAAAGTTCATAAAATTAAATTTTATATATATGTACCCGAAAATTCATGTATTTATTTCGGGCTAATGATCCTAAAAAAGCAAAATAAAAAACAGGCAAGTCGCAAAGCTTCTTGCCTGTTTGTTCGTTTCTTATATTACTGGTTGTTTTTAAGACCGTATTTCTTGTTGAAGCGGTCAACACGTCCGCCAGCTTCAGCAAACTTCTGACGTCCAGTATAGAATGGGTGGCATTCAGAGCAAGTTTCAACGCGAATCTCGTTCTTAACAGAACCAGTTTCGAATTCGTTTCCGCAAGCGCAAGTCACCTTAACTGTTTTGTAGTTTGGATGAATTCCTGATTTCATTCTTTTCATCTCCTTCCGCCCTGAATCATATCCGAAACAGAGTTATAATCAACGGTTATACCGTTATTGGAAAAACACACTGCACTCATTATAACAAGTCCATCTATATATTTCAAGTTAGTTTTTACGACCATAATTTGGAATTAAGAACGCTTGTTATTGCTCTTCATTTCCTCGCCAAGAACAGCGAAGAAGTCTTCATTAGACTTGGACAGCCTTAGCTTGCGCAGGAATTTTTCCGCGAAGTCAGGTGAATCCGACATCGATTTGCGGATGGCCCACAGCTTGTCCAGATGGTCTTTCGGAATAAGAAGTTCTTCTTTACGAGTTCCGGATCTACGAATATCGATCGCAGGGAAGATCCTTCTTTCGGCAAGTGAACGGTCAAGGTGAAGTTCCATGTTTCCAGTTCCCTTGAACTCTTCATAGATGACATCATCCATACGTGACCCTGTATCAACAAGCGCAGTCGCAAGAATCGTCAAACTGCCGCCTTCCTCGATATTACGGGCAGCACCGAAAAAGCGCTTCGGACGGTGGAACGCCGCAGGATCAATACCACCTGATAATGTACGTCCGCTTGGCGGGATGACAAGGTTGTACGCACGAGCCAGACGAGTGATGCTGTCCATCAGGATGATGACGTCACGTTTATGTTCAACAAGGCGCATCGCACGCTCAAGAACAAGCTCGGCAACCTTGATGTGGTTTTCAGGCACTTCATCAAAAGTTGAGCTGACTACATCGCCGGCAACGGAACGTTCGATATCTGTTACCTCTTCAGGACGCTCATCGATCAGCAGCACAATCAGTTCTGCTTCAGGATGATTCGTCGTAATGCTGTTGGCGATCTCTTTTAAAAGCATGGTCTTACCAGCCTTTGGCGGTGCGACGATCAGGCCGCGCTGGCCAAATCCGACAGGTGCGATGACATCCATGATTCTTGTCGACACTTTGTTATGAGTTGTCTCCAGTTTCATCTGACGATCAGGATACAGCGGCGTCAAACCCGGGAAGTGAACCCTTTCCTTAGCCGATTCCGGGTCATCACCATTGACTGCCTCTACCTGAAGCAATCCGAAATAACGCTCGTTTTCTTTCGGTGGGCGGACTTTACCCGATACTTTATCCCCGTTCCTTAAATCAAAACGACGGATCTGTGAAGCCGAGATATAGATGTCCTCAGAGCTTGGCGAGTAGTTAATCGGGCGGAGGAATCCAAAGCCTTCAGACTGGATGATTTCCAGGACACCTTCCATGAAAAAATAGCCCTGCTGTTCCGCACGTGCTTTTAAAATAGCAAATATAAGTTCTTTTTTCGATAATTTGCTGTAGTAAGAGACTTTATACTCTTTTGCAAGTTCATAAAGCTCTTTCAATTTCATATTTTCTAAGCTTGAAATATTTACTTCCATAATGTCACCACGCCTTAAAATATTTCGATTTCCCCCATAAAAAAATGTATAAAGAATATCAGCGTATGGATGGAAAAAGAAGAAATGAGTTTCCTTTGAAGGTTGTAAGAAGGAATTAATGAAGGTATACAACTGGTTTGGGTCTAATCAAAATCAACAAGTTTATTAAAACAATTTTCATTTTACCCTTAAACAGGAAAAATAATCAATCTTTTTATTTATTAGCTCCCTTTACCTACAGAATGCGGTAAAGGGAGCTTGTTTGTAAGGGTTTGCAGCCAATTTTTATAAAAAAGTATTATTTCATAACCAGATGCGGCTTTTTCTTCAGGCTGTGCTGTCCTTCAATGAAGCGGACTGTGCCTGATTTTGCACGCATGACGACTGAATGAGTTGAGCCGTAAGAGCCTTTGAACTGGACTCCTTTTAGCAACTCGCCATCAGTTACGCCTGTTGCAGCGAAAATTGCATCGTCACCGCGGACGAAATCTTCCATAAGAAGGACCTTGTTGACATCGATGCCCATTTTTTTGCAACGCTCTAGT
This window of the Mesobacillus jeotgali genome carries:
- the rpmE gene encoding 50S ribosomal protein L31, translated to MKSGIHPNYKTVKVTCACGNEFETGSVKNEIRVETCSECHPFYTGRQKFAEAGGRVDRFNKKYGLKNNQ
- the rho gene encoding transcription termination factor Rho, whose amino-acid sequence is MEVNISSLENMKLKELYELAKEYKVSYYSKLSKKELIFAILKARAEQQGYFFMEGVLEIIQSEGFGFLRPINYSPSSEDIYISASQIRRFDLRNGDKVSGKVRPPKENERYFGLLQVEAVNGDDPESAKERVHFPGLTPLYPDRQMKLETTHNKVSTRIMDVIAPVGFGQRGLIVAPPKAGKTMLLKEIANSITTNHPEAELIVLLIDERPEEVTDIERSVAGDVVSSTFDEVPENHIKVAELVLERAMRLVEHKRDVIILMDSITRLARAYNLVIPPSGRTLSGGIDPAAFHRPKRFFGAARNIEEGGSLTILATALVDTGSRMDDVIYEEFKGTGNMELHLDRSLAERRIFPAIDIRRSGTRKEELLIPKDHLDKLWAIRKSMSDSPDFAEKFLRKLRLSKSNEDFFAVLGEEMKSNNKRS